In one Paracoccus everestensis genomic region, the following are encoded:
- a CDS encoding acetyl-CoA carboxylase biotin carboxylase subunit has translation MFKKILIANRGEIACRVIKTARKMGIATVAVYSDADRNALHVKMADEAVHIGPPPANQSYIVIDKIMEAIRQTGAEAVHPGYGFLSENMKFAEALECEGVVFIGPPSPAIEAMGDKITSKKLAQEAGVSTVPGYMGLIADAEEAVRISDQVGYPVMIKASAGGGGKGMRIAWNQQEAREGFESSRNEAASSFGDDRIFIEKFVTQPRHIEIQVLADKHGNAVYLHERECSIQRRNQKVIEEAPSPFLDEATRKAMGEQAVALAKAVGYTSAGTVEFIVDGQKNFYFLEMNTRLQVEHPVTELITGIDLVEQMIRVAAGEPLPFAQSDLTINGWAMESRLYAEDPYRNFLPSIGRLTRYRPPAEVADETHVVRNDTGVFEGGEISMFYDPMIAKLCTWAPSRTKAIEAMRVALDEFEVEGIGHNLPFLSAVMDHPKFVAGDITTAFIAEEYPEGFGGASLPDDELARVAAAASAMHRVAEIRRARISGRLDNHERRVGENWVVFINGQEIPVRIRADRDGATVAVNGRDLRVESDWKPGQTLARLVVDGRPLVMKADKIPAGFRLRTRGADLKVQVRRPRTAELARLMPVKLPPDTSKFLLCPMPGLVVKIAVAPGDEVQEGQALATVEAMKMENILRAERRGMVRSVNAEPGQSLRVDDVIMEFE, from the coding sequence CGCAACGCGCTGCACGTCAAGATGGCAGACGAGGCTGTTCATATCGGCCCGCCCCCCGCCAACCAGTCCTATATCGTGATCGACAAGATCATGGAGGCGATCCGCCAAACCGGCGCCGAGGCCGTTCATCCCGGATACGGCTTCTTGTCCGAGAACATGAAGTTCGCCGAGGCATTGGAATGCGAGGGCGTGGTCTTCATAGGCCCCCCGTCCCCTGCCATCGAGGCGATGGGCGACAAGATCACCTCGAAGAAGCTGGCGCAGGAAGCGGGTGTTTCCACCGTCCCAGGCTATATGGGCCTGATCGCGGATGCCGAGGAAGCGGTGCGGATCAGTGACCAGGTGGGCTATCCGGTGATGATCAAGGCTTCTGCTGGCGGCGGGGGCAAGGGGATGCGCATCGCCTGGAACCAGCAAGAGGCGCGCGAAGGGTTCGAAAGTTCGCGCAACGAAGCCGCCAGCAGTTTCGGCGACGACCGCATCTTCATCGAGAAATTCGTGACGCAGCCGCGTCACATCGAGATCCAGGTGCTGGCCGACAAGCATGGCAACGCGGTCTATCTGCACGAACGCGAATGCTCGATCCAGCGGCGCAACCAGAAGGTCATCGAGGAAGCGCCCTCGCCCTTCCTTGACGAGGCCACCCGCAAGGCCATGGGTGAACAGGCGGTCGCGCTTGCCAAGGCCGTGGGCTACACCAGTGCAGGCACGGTGGAATTCATCGTGGACGGGCAGAAGAACTTCTATTTCCTGGAAATGAACACCCGGCTGCAGGTGGAACATCCCGTCACCGAACTGATCACCGGCATCGACCTGGTGGAACAGATGATCCGGGTGGCGGCGGGCGAGCCGCTGCCCTTTGCGCAATCCGACCTGACCATCAACGGCTGGGCCATGGAAAGTCGCCTTTATGCCGAGGATCCGTATCGCAACTTCCTGCCCTCGATCGGGCGGCTGACCCGTTACCGCCCGCCGGCCGAGGTCGCGGACGAAACCCATGTGGTCAGGAACGACACCGGCGTCTTCGAAGGCGGCGAGATCAGCATGTTCTATGACCCGATGATCGCGAAGCTTTGCACCTGGGCGCCCTCGCGCACGAAGGCCATCGAGGCGATGCGCGTGGCCCTTGACGAGTTCGAAGTCGAGGGGATCGGCCACAACCTACCCTTCCTGTCCGCCGTGATGGACCATCCGAAATTCGTTGCAGGCGACATCACCACGGCCTTCATCGCCGAGGAATATCCCGAGGGCTTCGGGGGGGCATCCCTGCCCGACGACGAACTGGCCCGTGTGGCCGCTGCGGCATCGGCCATGCACCGGGTGGCCGAAATCCGGCGCGCGCGGATCAGCGGGCGGTTGGACAACCACGAACGGCGCGTGGGCGAGAACTGGGTGGTCTTTATCAATGGCCAGGAAATCCCCGTCCGCATTCGCGCCGACCGCGACGGCGCCACCGTTGCAGTGAACGGCCGCGACCTGCGCGTGGAAAGCGACTGGAAGCCCGGCCAGACCCTGGCCCGGCTTGTGGTGGATGGCCGTCCCCTGGTCATGAAGGCGGACAAGATCCCGGCCGGTTTCCGCCTTCGCACGCGCGGCGCCGACCTGAAGGTCCAGGTCCGCCGTCCCCGCACTGCCGAACTGGCGCGCCTGATGCCCGTAAAGCTGCCGCCCGACACGTCGAAATTCCTGCTCTGCCCGATGCCGGGGCTGGTGGTCAAGATCGCCGTGGCGCCGGGGGACGAGGTTCAGGAAGGCCAGGCCCTTGCCACGGTCGAGGCCATGAAGATGGAGAACATCCTGCGCGCCGAACGCCGGGGCATGGTCAGGTCGGTCAATGCCGAGCCGGGCCAAAGCCTGCGCGTCGATGATGTGATCATGGAGTTTGAATGA